Genomic window (Streptosporangium brasiliense):
GGGCGAGTCCGCGGACCTCGTCTCCGTCGTCGTGCACGGCCTGGTCAAGGTGACCGCCCGTACGGAGAACGGCCGGGAGTCCCTGCTCGCGGTGCAGGTCAGGGGGGACGTGGTCGGCGACATGGCCGTGCTGGACGGGTCGACGCGCTCGGCGGACGTGGTCACCTGCGGAGTGACCGTCGTCCGATTGATCAAGGGTGAGGTCTTCCTCGGTTACCTCCGGCGGCATCCCTCCGCCGCGCTCACCCTCAGCACCTTGATGGGCGACCGGCTGCGCTGGGCGAATCAGCGGCGGCTGGAGTTCGCCGGATACGACAGCGACATCTGCCTGGCCCGCCTGTTGCTGGCCGTGCTCGCCCGGCACGGCCGGACCGGACCGGAGGGCACGGACCTGGGCGTCCCGCTGACCCAGGTCGAGCTCGGCGGCCTGATCGGCGCCAAGGAGAGCACCGTCCAGAAGATCCTGCGTGACCTGTCGGCGCGCGGGCTGGTCCGCACCGGCCACCGGCGAGTCACCGTCACCGACCTTCCGGGCCTGGCGGCCTTCGCCGACCTCGGCCCGCCTCCCCCCGGGTGAAGGTCAGGCGTAGACCGACCGGCAGGCACGGGACAGGGCGCGGGGCTCCGGGAGACCGGTGAGGGCGGAGCGGGGTTCCGCGATCCGCTCCGCGCTCCGCGGGCGTCAGCCGGTCAGCGCCGTCAGCGCCAGCCAGGCGACGGTGGCGATGGGCATCAGAACCATCCAGGGCAGGCACCGCCGGATCCGCTCGTGCTTGTGCAGCGCGACGTCGGCGAGAGTGGAGATCAGTGACCACACCTCGCGCTGCTGCCTCACCGCGTCGGCCGGCGACGGCACCCCGTCCGTCCGCACCAGACCGAACCTGTTGGGCCCGGCCGGGCCGGTGAGGCGGGGACGCAGCGCGGCGACGAGATGGTGGCCCGCGACGAGGAACCCGGCCGTGAAGAGCAGGACCACGATGACCGCGGCGACCGCCAGTGGCGGACCGCCCGTCCAGGCCTTGCCCATGCTGCCGATCTGAGTGGCGGCGACGGCGGTGAAGCCGAGATGGACGGTGGCCGTGGTGGCCAGCTTGGTGTCGGCCTGCTGGACGTAGCCGTGGAAGATGGTGAGTGTCTGCAGCGCGACATTGAGGGACTCGGCCGCGCTCAACTCGTTGTTCGCTTTGCGTCGCACCATCGGGACCTCCGCGGAAGCAGGGCTGCTCGGACACCTCCAGCTTCAGGTCTCCCGTGGCGGGCGGATCCGCATTTCCGCTGCTTTTCCGCCTTTTCTTGGTGAACTGCTTCTCCACCCTGACCCCACCCCGGCGCCCGGCGGTCACCGCCGGCCCCCACGACGGAGCCCATCATGACTTCTCGGTTCATACGGCTGACGGCCGCGCTGCTCATGGTGGCGCTCAGCGCCGTCCCGGCCCTCCCCCATCCCGTGGCGGCCCCGGACGAGTCCAACGGCGGCGTGCGGATCATGCCGCTCGGCGACTCCATCACCGACGGCTTCAACGTCCCCGGCGGCTACCGTGTCAACCTGTGGAGGTCGCTGGCCGACGCCGACCACCTCGTCGACTTCGTGGGCTCGGGCTTCAACGGGCCCGCCGAGCTGGCCGACCACGACCACGAGGGTCACCCCGGATGGCGGATCGACGAGATCGACGCCCAGGTCTCCGGGTGGATCGGGGCGGCGTCACCGCGGACGGTGCTGCTGCACATCGGCACCAATGACATCGTCCAGAACCGAGACCTGGGCGGCGCACCCGCCAGGCTCTCCGCTCTCATCGACCGCATCGCCGCGGCGGCCCCGCAGGCCGAGCTGTTCGTCGCCACGATCATCCCGCTGGCCGATCCCGTGCTGGAGGCCCGGGCCGTCGCCTACAACGCCGCGATCCCCGGCATCGTCCGGAGCAAGGCCGCCGCGGGCGGGCACGTGCACCTGGTCGACATGCACGCCGCCGTCACCACCGCCGACCTGGCCGACGGGGTGCATCCCAACCGCACCGGCTACGACAGGATGGCCTCGGCGTGGTACGCCGCGCTGTCCTCCGTACCCGGAAGCGCCGGGGAGGACGGCGCCCCACCGGCAAGACGGCGTCCGGGGCCCGCGCGCCCTGCGGCCCGCTGACCCCACCGGCCGCCCGGTCGCGCGGGACGCCTCACACGGTGGCGCCACACACAGCGGCGCCTCACACGGTGGCGCCTCACGTGATAAGGATGACCGGTGAAGAGCAAGCGTCGGGGACCGGGCGAGCTCGCGTTCTATCCGTGGCTGCTGCTCGCCTATCCGCCGGTCCGTGACCTCGTCGAGGGGACGGCCCGGCCGGTGGTCCCGGCAGCGCTGTGCCTGGCCGCCTTCGCCGCCCTCTACGCGCTGTCGGTCGCCCTGTCCTTCCGCGACC
Coding sequences:
- a CDS encoding SGNH/GDSL hydrolase family protein, with protein sequence MTSRFIRLTAALLMVALSAVPALPHPVAAPDESNGGVRIMPLGDSITDGFNVPGGYRVNLWRSLADADHLVDFVGSGFNGPAELADHDHEGHPGWRIDEIDAQVSGWIGAASPRTVLLHIGTNDIVQNRDLGGAPARLSALIDRIAAAAPQAELFVATIIPLADPVLEARAVAYNAAIPGIVRSKAAAGGHVHLVDMHAAVTTADLADGVHPNRTGYDRMASAWYAALSSVPGSAGEDGAPPARRRPGPARPAAR
- a CDS encoding Crp/Fnr family transcriptional regulator, whose protein sequence is MRWVPASSGASPWPAETFLARLPEPSRRTLLALGVIHTYPADHVIVRQGESADLVSVVVHGLVKVTARTENGRESLLAVQVRGDVVGDMAVLDGSTRSADVVTCGVTVVRLIKGEVFLGYLRRHPSAALTLSTLMGDRLRWANQRRLEFAGYDSDICLARLLLAVLARHGRTGPEGTDLGVPLTQVELGGLIGAKESTVQKILRDLSARGLVRTGHRRVTVTDLPGLAAFADLGPPPPG